One genomic segment of Helianthus annuus cultivar XRQ/B chromosome 14, HanXRQr2.0-SUNRISE, whole genome shotgun sequence includes these proteins:
- the LOC110883278 gene encoding uncharacterized protein LOC110883278: MELQELECCLQLLIGVRLGTAADGWNWNAEAGSNFSIAADRLPTKKALRRRNIHLVNAICVLCEDGKESIDHLLIACGFASGVWQYISKWCGVPLVYAFPVKDLVERHTYINGSAVMKKVFQGIVIITAWSIWKETKRKAILEQKEDGGSSGSGD, encoded by the exons ATGGAATTGCAGGAACTTGAGTGTTGTTTGCAGCTGCTGATTGGGGTCCGCTTAGGTACAGCTGCGGACGGCTGGAATTGGAATGCGGAGGCGGGTAGTAATTTCTCTATTGCTGCG GATAGACTCCCGACTAAGAAAGCGCTAAGAAGGAGGAACATTCATTTGGTGAACGCCATTTGTGTGTTATGCGAGGACGGGAAAGAGTCGATTGATCATCTATTAATAGCATGTGGTTTCGCTTCCGGAGTTTGGCAATATATTTCGAAGTGGTGTGGTGTTCCTTTGGTATATGCGTTCCCGGTAAAGGATTTGGTTGAGAGGCATACATATATAAATGGATCGGCGGTAATGAAGAAGGTTTTTCAAGGAATTGTTATTATAACGGCTTGGAGTATTTGGAAGGAAACGAAACGAAAGGCAATTCTcgaacaaaaagaagacggtgGTTCAAGTGGCAGCGGAGATTAA
- the LOC110883277 gene encoding putative H/ACA ribonucleoprotein complex subunit 1-like protein 1 has translation MCFHHCNTAGGFGSRGRGGGRDGGGRGGRGGGGRFGGDRFNEGPPEQVVEVSSFVHACEGDAVTKLTDEKIPYFNAPIYLQNKTQIGKVDEIFGPINESFFSVKMLEGIIATSYAAGDKFYIDPAKLLPLAGFLPQPKYQSAGGRGGGRGGGRGGGRGGGRGGGSLLGRGAPRGGRGGDFHGGGGRGGGFGRGRGRS, from the exons ATGTGCTTTCACCACTGCAACACAGCCGGCGGATTCGGTAGCAGAGGTCGCGGAGGCGGCAGGGACGGCGGAGGCCGTGGCGGACGCGGCGGAGGTGGCCGCTTCGGCGGCGACCGGTTCAATGAAGGTCCACCGGAGCAAGTCGTAG AGGTTTCATCTTTTGTTCATGCGTGTGAGGGAGATGCGGTTACGAAGCTCACTGATGAGAAGATACCGTACTTTAATGCACCGATTTATCTTCAGAATAAGACTCAGATTGGTAAAGTTGATGAGATATTTGGTCCAATTAATGAATCT TTCTTTTCTGTTAAAATGTTGGAAGGGATTATAGCGACTTCGTATGCGGCTGGTGATAAGTTTTATATTGATCCGGCGAAGCTTTTGCCTCTGGCGGGCTTTCTTCCGCAGCCCAAGTAT CAAT CAGCAGGTGGAAGAGGTGGCGGACGTGGGGGTGGAAGAGGAGGTGGTAGAGGTGGTGGGCGTGGTGGAGGTTCTTTACTTGGTAGAGGTGCTCCAAGAGGTGGCAGAGGTGGTGATTTTCATGGTGGTGGTGGGCGTGGCGGTGGTTTTGGTAGGGGCCGAGGGAGATCATAG
- the LOC110875166 gene encoding F-box/kelch-repeat protein At3g23880-like: MRRHAQSRTCIDDIGIDILVSHILVRLPARCVGQCRCVCREWLSLLSTQQFAITHCRHISTTYDQKFILIGSLSGYVYPVVFDHLSRSSKIVLSLPFERSSCLVRILASFEGLLCICLCDTGEMVIWNPLTQVYNMVANSKIRGLCNPRLDAVAFYVDSSKGYMLLHLKRFGGKMWLYIYSLRRQLWRKVGFLDEQKYFKRKLKWSNGTFCKGVVYFTVDFIKNRFHSGSMLLGFDVKLEKFNKIRYPNVPRDDLEGHLLLIHNNLHIFLTHGMPFWSVDLWRLDGDSWIKVWVFPPIRPILLGCTITYVISTGKFLVVDDYGDVNELDITLSGEDCYYPVLGSYSMLAGAVFTETLVSPNM, from the coding sequence ATGAGACGCCATGCACAAAGTAGGACGTGCATCGACGATATTGGTATTGACATACTTGTGTCTCATATATTAGTCAGGCTTCCGGCAAGGTGTGTGGGTCAGTGTAGGTGTGTGTGCAGGGAATGGCTTTCTTTACTATCGACGCAACAATTTGCTATCACGCATTGTCGCCACATATCGACTACTTACGACCAAAAGTTCATATTAATCGGATCGTTATCGGGTTACGTTTATCCTGTTGTTTTTGACCATTTAAGTCGTTCCTCAAAAATTGTACTTTCACTTCCATTCGAACGTTCTTCGTGTCTTGTACGGATTCTTGCGAGTTTTGAAGGTTTATTATGTATTTGTTTGTGTGATACTGGTGAGATGGTTATTTGGAACCCGCTAACACAGGTGTATAACATGGTGGCTAACTCAAAAATTCGTGGTTTATGCAACCCACGACTGGATGCTGTTGCTTTTTATGTAGATTCTTCGAAGGGGTACATGCTTTTACATTTAAAGCGTTTTGGTGGTAAAATGTGGCTTTATATATATTCATTGAGGCGTCAGTTGTGGCGGAAAGTAGGTTTTCTTGACGAACAAAAGTATTTCAAAAGGAAGCTTAAATGGTCTAACGGAACTTTCTGCAAAGGTGTTGTTTATTTTACGGTTGACTTCATCAAAAATCGTTTTCACTCGGGAAGTATGCTACTTGGTTTTGATGTGAAGTTGGAAAAATTTAATAAGATACGCTATCCAAACGTTCCACGTGATGACTTGGAAGGGCATTTATTGCTTATACATAACAATCTGCACATATTTCTTACTCACGGGATGCCTTTTTGGTCAGTAGATTTGTGGAGGTTGGACGGTGACAGTTGGATTAAAGTCTGGGTTTTTCCTCCAATTCGGCCGATTCTTTTAGGTTGCACGATTACATACGTGATTAGTACTGGCAAGTTTCTTGTCGTAGACGATTATGGAGACGTTAATGAACTAGACATAACTTTAAGTGGCGAAGATTGTTACTATCCTGTGTTAGGTTCCTATTCGATGTTGGCAGGCGCGGTATTTACGGAAACTCTGGTGTCACCAAATATGTAG